In one Nicotiana tomentosiformis chromosome 6, ASM39032v3, whole genome shotgun sequence genomic region, the following are encoded:
- the LOC104088152 gene encoding SPX domain-containing protein 1-like, whose protein sequence is MKFGKSLSNQIEETLPEWRDKFLSYKDLKKKLKLIEQKKSAAAAADEGVRVAKKMKLAAGDFAGSQKVVMTEAEVDFVNLLEDELEKFNSFFVEKEEEYIITLKELQDRVAKAKDRNDEIIKIRREIVDFHGEMVLLENYSALNYTGLVKILKKYDKRTGALLRLPFIQKVLQQPFYTTDLLYKLVKECENLIDHLFPVIDARCMTDEADGNEPSTSGDNKNEGLLRAPRELIEIEYIESLYMKSTISALRSLKEIRSKSSTVSVFSLPPLQISGPEDTWKKVPILEQVAK, encoded by the exons ATGAAGTTCGGGAAAAGTTTAAGCAATCAAATAGAAGAGACGTTACCGGAATGGAGGGACAAGTTTTTGTCTTATAAGGATTTGAAGAAAAAGCTCAAGCTGATTGAGCAGAAGAAATCAGCGGCGGCGGCGGCTGATGAGGGTGTTAGGGTTGCTAAGAAGATGAAATTAGCTGCCGGAGATTTTGCCGGCTCACAAAAGGTGGTGATGACTGAAGCTGAAGTTGATTTTGTGAATTTATTGGAAGATGAGCTTGAGAAATTCAATTCGTTCTTTGTTGAGAAAGAAGAAGAGTATATCATTACGTTAAAG GAATTGCAAGACAGAGTGGCAAAGGCCAAGGATCGTAATGATGAGATTATAAAGATTCGCAGGGAGATAGTAGACTTCCATGGGGAGATGGTTTTGCTGGAAAATTACAGTGCCCTTAACTATACTG GGCTCGTGAAGATACTCAAGAAGTATGACAAACGGACTGGTGCTCTTCTTCGCTTGCCCTTCATTCAGAAGGTCTTGCAACAGCCCTTCTACACCACTGATTTGCTTTACAAGCTTGTGAAGGAATGTGAGAACTTGATTGATCATCTATTCCCTGTCATTGATGCCCGATGTATGACCGATGAAGCTGATGGAAATGAACCTTCGACTAGTGGCGACAACAAAAATGAAGGTCTACTTAGAGCCCCCAGGGAGCTGATAGAGATAGAGTATATCGAAAGCTTATACATGAAGAGCACCATATCTGCTTTAAGATCTTTAAAAGAAATTCGAAGCAAGAGCTCAACTGTCAGTGTTTTCTCATTGCCACCATTGCAAATTAGTGGACCAGAAGATACTTGGAAAAAAGTTCCAATCTTAGAACAAGTAGCAAAGTAA